A genomic region of Caulobacter vibrioides contains the following coding sequences:
- the smpB gene encoding SsrA-binding protein SmpB: MSKPIAENRRARFDYFIEETFEAGIMLTGTEVKSLRTGRANIAESYASVEGREIVLINADIPPYGHANRFNHEPRRHRKLLLHRRQIDKLIGAVQREGRTLVPIKLYWNEKGLAKLEVGLAKGKKLHDKRETEAARDWQRDKARLMKGDRGD, encoded by the coding sequence ATGAGCAAGCCGATCGCTGAAAATCGGCGCGCGCGCTTCGACTACTTCATCGAGGAGACGTTCGAGGCCGGCATCATGCTGACGGGCACCGAGGTGAAGAGCCTGCGGACCGGACGGGCGAACATCGCCGAGTCTTACGCCTCGGTGGAGGGGCGTGAGATCGTGCTGATCAACGCCGACATTCCGCCCTACGGCCACGCCAATCGCTTCAACCACGAGCCGCGTCGTCACCGGAAGCTGCTGCTGCACCGTCGTCAGATCGACAAGCTGATCGGCGCGGTCCAACGCGAAGGTCGCACCCTGGTGCCGATCAAGCTCTATTGGAACGAGAAGGGCCTCGCCAAGCTCGAGGTGGGTCTCGCCAAGGGCAAGAAGTTGCACGACAAGCGCGAGACCGAAGCTGCTCGCGATTGGCAGCGCGACAAGGCGCGTCTGATGAAGGGCGATCGCGGCGACTGA
- a CDS encoding glycosyltransferase: MAREDRRLEPALAPASGPVSADDIKALGDTFVASTPERDGAHRPLSRTQVLGVVIAGLLAALGVALAPMAAFTAAHHLFFVVFLLGALTRFAAAMTPLPPRRAPPPPDADLPSYTIITPLYREAEVLPELVESLAAIDYPRDRLQALIVLEADDESTRAAARALDLPSFIQVLVAPPGTPRTKPRACNYALERARGDLVVIYDAEDMPDPQQLREAAARFAAADARLACLQAPLRIEDPGFSLFLPSQFRLEYAAHFEVLLPALARWGLAFPLGGTSNHFKAAPLREIGAWDPYNVTEDADIGFRLAAAGYRLDVIQRPTWETAPTTPEQWFPQRARWIKGHMQTLAVHARGPLPTQPRNAVALVLTLAQSVAASHLHGPVMAVAVAWALIDFLPDAAFHIPPHDLTLYMLGWSAAAIAGARGVLRAGGRPKWLHLLGMPAYWLCQSLAAVKALHQFIVAPHHWDKTLHVPRSGPSHT; encoded by the coding sequence ATGGCGCGCGAAGACAGACGGCTGGAACCGGCGCTCGCGCCGGCGAGCGGACCTGTGTCCGCAGACGACATCAAGGCGCTCGGGGACACCTTTGTCGCCAGCACGCCCGAACGCGACGGCGCTCATCGTCCCCTGTCCCGGACGCAGGTCCTGGGGGTCGTCATCGCCGGGCTTCTCGCCGCGCTGGGCGTTGCCCTCGCGCCGATGGCGGCCTTCACAGCGGCGCACCACCTCTTCTTTGTGGTCTTCCTGCTGGGCGCCCTGACCCGGTTCGCGGCGGCGATGACGCCCCTGCCCCCGCGCAGGGCGCCGCCGCCGCCCGACGCCGACCTTCCGAGCTATACGATCATCACCCCGCTCTATCGCGAGGCGGAGGTGCTGCCGGAGCTGGTCGAAAGCCTGGCCGCCATCGACTACCCGCGCGACCGCCTGCAGGCGCTGATCGTGCTGGAGGCCGACGACGAGAGCACGCGCGCCGCCGCCCGGGCGCTGGACTTGCCCAGCTTCATCCAGGTGCTGGTGGCGCCGCCGGGAACGCCCCGAACCAAGCCGCGCGCCTGCAACTACGCCCTCGAACGGGCGCGGGGCGACCTGGTGGTGATCTACGACGCCGAGGACATGCCCGACCCGCAGCAACTTCGCGAGGCGGCCGCCCGGTTCGCCGCCGCCGACGCCCGCCTGGCCTGCCTTCAAGCGCCGCTGCGGATCGAGGACCCTGGCTTCTCGCTCTTCCTGCCGTCGCAGTTCCGGCTTGAGTACGCCGCCCATTTCGAGGTGCTGCTGCCGGCCCTGGCGCGCTGGGGACTGGCCTTTCCACTCGGCGGAACCAGCAACCACTTCAAGGCCGCCCCCTTGCGCGAGATTGGCGCGTGGGACCCCTACAATGTGACCGAGGATGCAGACATCGGCTTCCGGCTGGCGGCGGCGGGCTACCGTCTCGACGTGATCCAGCGTCCCACCTGGGAGACCGCGCCGACGACGCCAGAGCAGTGGTTCCCGCAGCGGGCGCGCTGGATCAAGGGTCATATGCAGACCCTGGCGGTGCACGCACGCGGTCCGCTCCCGACGCAACCGCGCAACGCCGTCGCGCTGGTCCTGACCCTGGCCCAGTCGGTCGCCGCCTCGCATCTGCATGGACCCGTCATGGCCGTGGCCGTCGCCTGGGCGCTCATCGACTTTCTGCCCGACGCGGCCTTTCACATCCCGCCCCACGATCTGACGCTCTACATGCTGGGATGGAGCGCGGCCGCGATCGCCGGCGCCCGCGGCGTGCTGCGCGCGGGCGGGCGGCCCAAGTGGCTGCACCTGCTGGGCATGCCCGCCTACTGGCTGTGCCAGAGCCTTGCGGCGGTCAAGGCGCTGCACCAGTTCATCGTCGCCCCGCACCACTGGGACAAGACCCTGCACGTACCGCGCTCTGGACCTTCGCACACCTAA
- a CDS encoding DUF979 domain-containing protein, translated as MIGLPLVYLLSGLMFAAFAVLSAGDRENPKRFGNTAFWGLFALSFLAGDHLGDLGNGVLVLCLALIAGSGQLGVGAPKSTSPQEREGLAATYGVKLYAPALVIPVLVLAGSLTFKHLTVQGVHLVDPKQSTLIALALAALIAAVLSQVMFKQPAGAPVQEGRRLMDLVGWAALLPQMLAALGAVFALAGVGKSIGEIAVMITPADSRFAAVTAYCLGMAAFTIMMGNAFAAFPVMTGGIALPLVIGQFGGDPAVVCAIGMLSGFCGTLLTPLAANFNLVPAALLQLKDRYAVIRAQAPTAVLMLIVNVILMNALAFPR; from the coding sequence ATGATAGGCCTGCCGCTCGTCTACCTGCTGTCGGGACTGATGTTCGCCGCATTCGCCGTGCTCAGCGCCGGCGACCGTGAAAATCCCAAGCGTTTCGGCAACACCGCCTTCTGGGGCCTGTTCGCCTTGAGCTTCCTGGCCGGCGACCACCTGGGCGACCTGGGCAACGGGGTGCTGGTGCTGTGCCTGGCGCTGATCGCGGGAAGCGGCCAGTTGGGCGTCGGCGCGCCGAAGAGCACCTCACCCCAAGAGCGGGAGGGCCTGGCGGCGACCTATGGCGTGAAACTCTACGCGCCCGCCCTGGTGATCCCGGTGCTGGTCCTGGCCGGGTCCCTGACGTTCAAGCACCTGACGGTCCAGGGCGTGCATCTGGTCGACCCCAAACAGTCGACCCTGATCGCGCTGGCGCTGGCGGCGCTGATCGCGGCGGTTCTATCCCAGGTGATGTTCAAGCAGCCCGCCGGCGCGCCGGTGCAGGAGGGCCGTCGCCTGATGGATCTGGTCGGCTGGGCGGCGCTGCTGCCGCAGATGCTGGCGGCGCTGGGCGCGGTGTTCGCGCTGGCGGGCGTGGGAAAGTCGATCGGCGAGATCGCCGTGATGATCACGCCGGCGGACAGCCGCTTCGCCGCCGTCACCGCCTACTGCCTGGGCATGGCGGCGTTCACGATCATGATGGGTAACGCCTTCGCCGCGTTTCCGGTGATGACCGGCGGCATCGCCCTGCCCCTGGTCATCGGCCAGTTTGGCGGCGACCCGGCCGTCGTCTGCGCCATCGGCATGCTGTCGGGCTTCTGCGGAACGCTGCTGACGCCGCTGGCCGCCAACTTCAATCTTGTGCCCGCCGCCCTGCTGCAGTTGAAGGACCGCTACGCCGTGATCCGCGCCCAGGCGCCCACGGCGGTCCTGATGCTGATCGTCAACGTGATCCTGATGAACGCCCTGGCCTTCCCCCGATGA
- a CDS encoding ABC transporter ATP-binding protein: MSALWTLRSLSVRQGRKTVIEAASLSVSAGELVGVVGPNGAGKTSLLRAGLGLLPAAAGEALLSGQAVAQLAPAARARLVGYLPQDRRVAWNVPARMVAALGASDLAEAQADALALERLARVGAGDLADRGVLDMSGGERARVLLARLLATRAPLLVADEPVAGLDPDAQLLTLDLLRGETDNGAAVVVTLHDLGLAARSCDRIVVLSRGRIVADAPPREALSPAILAEVFGLDGALIETEAGFVLAARRRA, from the coding sequence ATGAGCGCGCTGTGGACGCTGAGAAGTCTTTCCGTGCGGCAGGGGCGCAAGACCGTGATCGAGGCGGCCTCGCTCTCGGTCTCGGCGGGGGAACTCGTCGGGGTGGTCGGTCCCAACGGCGCGGGCAAGACCAGCCTTCTGCGCGCGGGGCTTGGGCTATTGCCGGCGGCTGCGGGCGAGGCGCTTCTGTCGGGGCAGGCGGTGGCGCAGCTGGCGCCGGCCGCGCGTGCGCGACTGGTCGGCTACCTGCCGCAGGACCGCCGCGTGGCTTGGAACGTGCCGGCCCGGATGGTGGCCGCACTGGGCGCCAGCGACCTTGCCGAAGCGCAGGCTGACGCTCTGGCGCTGGAACGCCTGGCGCGTGTCGGGGCGGGCGACCTCGCCGATCGCGGGGTGCTGGACATGTCGGGCGGCGAGCGGGCGAGGGTGCTGCTGGCGCGATTGCTGGCGACGCGCGCGCCGCTGCTGGTCGCCGACGAACCCGTGGCCGGCCTCGATCCCGACGCCCAACTGCTGACGCTGGACCTGCTGCGGGGCGAGACCGACAACGGCGCGGCCGTGGTCGTCACGCTCCACGATCTGGGCCTCGCCGCGCGGAGCTGCGACCGGATCGTCGTGCTGTCGCGCGGGCGGATCGTGGCGGACGCGCCGCCGCGCGAGGCGCTATCCCCTGCGATCCTCGCCGAGGTGTTCGGACTGGACGGCGCCCTGATCGAGACCGAGGCGGGATTCGTTCTGGCGGCCCGCCGCCGCGCTTGA
- a CDS encoding DUF2891 domain-containing protein translates to MSLARSTASRFAKIALGHLTREYPNKLDHVMGGPDDVRSPRDLHPIFYGSFDWHSCVHGYWLLATLLRLRPEMSEAPTIIALFDDAFTQEKVAGELAYLARPESRGFERPYGWAWSLMLQAELLRHDRPWALVHAPLALAFKQRFESFLPIADYPVRAGTHYNTAFALVLAYEFAEMTGDQAFFDLLQSRALVWYGQDADCQTWEPSGDDFLSPALIEAEAMRRLLPRERFDLWFPRFLPNLAQKQPATLFTPARVSDRTDGKIAHLDGLNLSRAWCWRLLAGSMSEHDPAQAHAVNAAMSHLAAAVPHLSGDYMGEHWLATFALLALENG, encoded by the coding sequence ATGAGCCTCGCCCGCTCCACCGCCTCGCGCTTCGCCAAGATCGCGCTGGGCCACCTGACCCGCGAATATCCCAACAAGCTGGATCACGTGATGGGAGGGCCCGACGACGTCCGCTCGCCGCGGGACCTGCATCCCATCTTCTACGGCAGCTTCGACTGGCACTCGTGCGTGCATGGCTACTGGCTGCTGGCCACCCTGCTGCGCCTGCGCCCCGAAATGTCCGAAGCGCCGACGATCATCGCGCTGTTCGACGACGCCTTCACCCAGGAGAAGGTCGCCGGAGAGCTCGCCTATCTGGCGCGCCCGGAGAGCCGGGGGTTCGAGCGTCCCTACGGCTGGGCCTGGAGCCTGATGCTGCAGGCCGAGCTCTTGCGGCACGACCGGCCGTGGGCGCTGGTCCACGCCCCCCTGGCGCTGGCGTTCAAGCAGAGGTTCGAGAGCTTCCTGCCGATCGCCGACTATCCCGTCCGCGCCGGAACCCACTACAACACCGCCTTCGCCCTGGTGCTGGCCTATGAGTTCGCCGAAATGACCGGCGACCAGGCGTTCTTCGACCTGCTGCAGAGCCGCGCGCTGGTCTGGTACGGTCAGGACGCCGACTGCCAGACCTGGGAACCGTCAGGCGACGACTTCCTCTCCCCCGCCCTGATCGAAGCCGAGGCCATGCGGCGACTTCTGCCGCGCGAGCGCTTCGACCTGTGGTTTCCCCGCTTCCTGCCCAATCTGGCCCAAAAGCAGCCGGCGACCCTGTTCACGCCCGCGCGGGTCAGCGACCGTACGGACGGCAAGATCGCCCATCTGGACGGCCTGAACCTCTCGCGCGCCTGGTGCTGGCGCCTGCTGGCGGGATCGATGTCGGAACATGATCCGGCCCAGGCCCACGCAGTCAACGCGGCGATGAGCCATCTCGCGGCGGCCGTGCCGCATCTCTCCGGTGACTATATGGGCGAGCATTGGCTGGCCACATTCGCCCTGCTGGCGCTCGAGAACGGCTAG
- a CDS encoding lytic transglycosylase domain-containing protein: protein MVSEMRKLLLGGACIVTVVGAAGAQTATSYASAQTAPSLITTPPTAVTTALSDTDSANLQTALAAAKRGDVSGARMAMDSLQDPVAKKIALWQLVDSNAEALSFFELDTARRDLAGWPRGARRDAAAEKALSTSGLDPARMIAWFGGVQPTTAEGAMALASAYQATGQTQLATDLIRRTFRDRVFEADTQRSMIARFGAMLTPDDYVRRADILLYGQQGPAAREMVAMLSDTQQAAARVRMAYRANSASANDLYNNLTPDLQDSPGVVFERAAYLRRKGMDTLALPMVANFPAPPTDEASSAIWRERKLLIVGALKSGDSRSAYAAAYNTQALAPADIAESEFYAGWIALTRLRDANAAAGHFAQIAAVGASPITRGRALYWQGRAAEAQGDPIAAQAFYAEGARHITTFYGQLAAEKAGIRELRLERDPVITQADRARFYGREQVRAARMLADIGARDLFRSLVLYIDDTLPNAEETALLVDMARGYGDQDLAMRAVRTAAQRGFILPERGYPLLDHHFTPGPGAAETAFVYSISRQESNFDPAARSGVGARGMMQLMPATASLVARKLGEPHSIDRLGDASYNMRLGSVYLGDMIKTFSGSYIMASAAYNAGPGRPAQWAGQCGDPRGASTDPLDFIECIPFSETRNYVMRTLETTMVYRARLNGGVTPLTLSSDLKRGGYVYTPSVASAETVSPQP, encoded by the coding sequence TTGGTTTCAGAAATGCGCAAACTCTTGCTCGGAGGAGCTTGCATCGTGACCGTGGTCGGGGCCGCTGGCGCCCAGACGGCGACGTCCTACGCCTCCGCGCAAACCGCGCCCAGCCTGATCACCACACCCCCGACCGCCGTCACCACAGCGCTCAGCGACACCGACTCGGCCAACCTCCAGACCGCTCTGGCGGCGGCCAAGCGCGGCGACGTTTCCGGCGCGCGCATGGCCATGGACAGCCTGCAGGACCCCGTCGCCAAGAAGATCGCCCTATGGCAGCTGGTCGACAGCAACGCCGAGGCGCTGAGCTTCTTTGAGCTGGACACCGCCCGACGGGATCTGGCCGGCTGGCCGCGCGGCGCGCGGCGCGATGCGGCCGCCGAGAAGGCGCTTTCCACCTCGGGCCTTGATCCGGCGCGGATGATCGCCTGGTTCGGCGGCGTCCAGCCGACCACCGCCGAGGGCGCCATGGCCCTGGCCAGCGCCTATCAAGCCACGGGCCAGACCCAGCTGGCCACCGACCTCATTCGCAGGACGTTCCGCGACCGGGTGTTCGAGGCCGACACCCAACGCAGCATGATCGCCCGCTTTGGCGCGATGCTGACGCCGGACGACTATGTCCGCCGCGCCGACATCCTGCTGTATGGCCAGCAAGGGCCCGCCGCGCGCGAGATGGTCGCCATGCTGTCGGACACCCAGCAGGCCGCCGCCCGCGTTCGCATGGCCTATCGCGCCAACTCGGCCAGCGCCAACGACCTCTACAACAACCTGACCCCCGATCTGCAGGACTCGCCCGGCGTCGTGTTCGAGCGCGCGGCCTATCTGCGCCGCAAGGGCATGGACACCCTGGCCCTGCCGATGGTCGCAAACTTCCCGGCGCCGCCGACCGACGAGGCCTCGAGCGCGATCTGGCGTGAGCGCAAACTGCTGATCGTCGGCGCGCTCAAGTCCGGCGACAGCCGCAGCGCCTATGCGGCGGCCTACAACACCCAAGCGCTCGCGCCCGCCGACATCGCCGAGTCGGAGTTCTACGCCGGCTGGATCGCCCTGACCCGCCTGCGCGACGCCAACGCCGCCGCCGGCCACTTCGCTCAAATCGCAGCCGTCGGCGCCTCGCCCATCACCCGAGGCCGTGCCCTTTACTGGCAGGGTCGCGCCGCCGAAGCGCAGGGCGACCCGATTGCGGCTCAAGCCTTCTACGCCGAGGGCGCACGCCACATCACCACCTTCTATGGCCAACTGGCCGCCGAGAAGGCGGGGATCCGCGAACTGCGGCTGGAGCGCGATCCGGTCATCACCCAGGCCGACCGCGCCCGCTTCTACGGCCGTGAGCAAGTCCGCGCGGCGCGAATGCTGGCCGACATCGGGGCGAGGGACCTCTTCCGCAGCCTCGTGCTCTATATCGACGACACCCTGCCGAACGCCGAGGAGACCGCGCTGCTGGTCGACATGGCGCGCGGTTATGGCGACCAGGACCTGGCGATGCGCGCCGTGCGGACCGCCGCCCAGCGCGGTTTCATCCTGCCCGAGCGCGGCTATCCGCTGCTGGACCACCACTTCACGCCCGGTCCGGGCGCGGCCGAAACCGCGTTCGTCTATTCGATCTCGCGCCAGGAGAGCAATTTCGATCCCGCCGCCCGCTCGGGCGTCGGCGCGCGCGGCATGATGCAGCTGATGCCGGCCACGGCCTCGCTGGTCGCGCGCAAGCTGGGCGAGCCGCACTCGATCGATCGCCTGGGCGATGCGTCGTACAACATGCGCCTGGGTTCGGTTTACCTGGGCGACATGATCAAGACCTTCAGCGGCTCATACATCATGGCCTCGGCGGCCTATAACGCCGGCCCCGGGCGTCCGGCCCAGTGGGCGGGCCAATGCGGCGATCCGCGCGGCGCGTCCACCGACCCGCTCGACTTCATCGAGTGCATCCCGTTCTCCGAAACCCGCAACTATGTGATGCGGACGCTGGAGACGACGATGGTCTATCGGGCTCGTCTCAACGGGGGCGTCACGCCGCTGACCCTGTCCTCAGACCTCAAGCGCGGCGGTTATGTCTACACGCCGTCGGTCGCCTCGGCCGAAACGGTCAGCCCCCAGCCTTAA
- a CDS encoding ABC transporter substrate-binding protein, with protein sequence MNAAKAFRALAAAMALAPAGAWAAPRVMSLDSCADQYVLALAPREAIVGLSHRAVAADSYMRDKAAGLPLRRATFESLVSARPQLVVRLWGGDARLTQALAAKGVPTVTLDDAADFDGVRVNVRKVAAALDRRPQGEALIATMDARLRDAAGAGRRREALYLTPGGYTAGANTLIDAILRAAGYANTTKAPYFAPVSLEQMVMTPPAAVVLGMFDRALAGADRWGPGRHAALRRAVESRAVASLPAAMVGCPGWFAADGAVVLAKAAR encoded by the coding sequence GTGAACGCCGCCAAGGCCTTTCGCGCCCTTGCGGCGGCGATGGCGCTCGCCCCGGCCGGGGCGTGGGCCGCGCCGCGCGTGATGTCGCTCGACTCGTGCGCCGACCAGTACGTCCTGGCCCTGGCGCCGCGCGAGGCGATCGTGGGCCTTTCGCACCGGGCGGTCGCCGCCGACAGCTACATGCGCGACAAGGCCGCCGGCCTGCCGCTGCGCCGGGCCACCTTCGAGAGCCTGGTCTCGGCGCGACCGCAGCTGGTGGTGCGGTTGTGGGGCGGGGACGCGCGGCTCACTCAGGCGCTGGCCGCCAAGGGCGTGCCGACCGTCACCCTGGATGACGCGGCCGACTTTGACGGGGTTCGAGTCAATGTCCGCAAGGTCGCCGCCGCGCTGGATCGTCGGCCGCAAGGCGAGGCGCTGATCGCGACCATGGACGCCCGCCTCAGGGACGCCGCCGGGGCGGGGAGGCGGCGCGAGGCGCTCTATCTGACGCCCGGCGGCTATACGGCCGGCGCCAACACCCTGATCGATGCGATCTTACGGGCGGCGGGCTATGCCAACACGACCAAGGCGCCGTACTTCGCGCCGGTGTCTCTGGAGCAGATGGTCATGACGCCTCCGGCCGCCGTGGTGCTGGGCATGTTTGATCGCGCCCTGGCCGGGGCGGACCGCTGGGGCCCGGGGCGCCACGCGGCTCTGCGCCGGGCGGTGGAGTCGCGCGCCGTCGCCTCGCTGCCGGCCGCCATGGTTGGATGCCCCGGCTGGTTCGCCGCCGATGGCGCGGTCGTGCTGGCGAAGGCGGCGCGATGA
- a CDS encoding FecCD family ABC transporter permease has protein sequence MPRLVRRRWRGRAGEGGAMSLSRLCLLMALVLALAAAVAVTLGETAFSLQQYGQALFHPGSPPAEVLWTIRAPRVAVAALVGAALGMAGATMQGLLRNPLADPGVLGVSAVSGLGAAFAISAGLAVLPGAIELSALAGALVAGALVVIVAARFREPEALILFGVALSAFGGALTALVFNLSRSPVATAEMLAWLMGSVENRDLMDALRALVPMALGAALCLRAGAGLRMLTLGEEAARMSALPMARLRVYAVAGSALLTGAAVAASGVIGFVGLAAPHLVRALVRDDPKRILWPAALAGALLVVLADLAARMIPTEQELKLGVVTALFGAPAFALLAWRAARSWRS, from the coding sequence ATGCCCCGGCTGGTTCGCCGCCGATGGCGCGGTCGTGCTGGCGAAGGCGGCGCGATGAGCCTGTCGCGTCTGTGTCTGCTCATGGCCCTGGTGCTGGCGCTCGCGGCCGCCGTGGCCGTCACGCTGGGCGAGACGGCCTTTTCCCTTCAGCAGTACGGCCAAGCGTTGTTTCATCCCGGCTCTCCACCGGCCGAGGTGCTCTGGACGATCCGCGCGCCACGCGTGGCGGTTGCGGCGCTGGTGGGCGCAGCGCTGGGCATGGCGGGGGCGACCATGCAGGGATTGCTGCGCAACCCGCTGGCGGATCCTGGCGTGCTGGGCGTGTCGGCCGTCTCGGGCCTGGGCGCGGCTTTCGCGATCTCGGCGGGCCTGGCGGTTTTGCCTGGAGCCATCGAGCTGTCGGCCCTAGCCGGCGCGCTCGTCGCCGGCGCGCTGGTCGTCATCGTCGCCGCGCGCTTTCGTGAGCCCGAGGCGCTGATCCTGTTCGGCGTAGCGTTGTCGGCCTTTGGCGGCGCGCTGACGGCCCTGGTGTTCAACCTCTCGCGCTCGCCGGTCGCGACGGCCGAGATGCTGGCCTGGTTGATGGGCTCGGTCGAGAACCGCGACCTAATGGACGCTTTGAGGGCGCTGGTCCCCATGGCGCTGGGCGCGGCGCTGTGTCTGCGCGCCGGCGCGGGGCTGCGGATGCTGACCTTGGGCGAGGAGGCCGCGCGGATGTCGGCCCTGCCGATGGCGCGGCTGCGGGTCTATGCGGTGGCCGGATCGGCGCTGTTGACCGGCGCGGCGGTGGCCGCCTCGGGCGTGATCGGCTTTGTGGGTCTGGCCGCGCCGCATCTGGTGCGGGCGCTGGTCAGGGACGACCCCAAGCGCATCCTTTGGCCCGCGGCGTTGGCGGGCGCGCTTCTGGTGGTGCTGGCCGACCTCGCCGCGCGCATGATCCCGACCGAGCAGGAGCTGAAACTGGGCGTCGTCACCGCGCTGTTCGGGGCCCCCGCCTTCGCTCTGCTGGCCTGGCGCGCCGCGCGGAGCTGGCGGTCATGA
- the dapA gene encoding 4-hydroxy-tetrahydrodipicolinate synthase — protein MVQSHFKGVIPALVTPFRDGEVDEKAFVALVERQIVGGVHGLVPVGTTGETSTLSHEEHRRVVELCVKTAAGRVPVIAGAGSNSTDEAIELARHAKTVGADACLVVTPYYNRPSQEGMYQHYKAINDAVELPIFVYNVPGRTGVDISNETLARLAKLPNIVGIKDATGDLTRISFQRLMCGPEWVMLSGDDPTALGYMAHGGHGVISVTSNVAPDACSAFMNACMQGEWEKGLYWQDRLVRLHKALFLDSSPAPTKFAMAQLGLCTEDVRLPITACAEAVRPAILEAMREAGLQE, from the coding sequence ATGGTCCAGTCTCACTTCAAGGGCGTCATTCCGGCCCTCGTCACGCCGTTCCGGGACGGTGAGGTGGATGAAAAAGCGTTCGTCGCGCTGGTCGAGCGTCAGATCGTCGGCGGCGTGCACGGCCTGGTCCCGGTCGGCACCACGGGCGAGACCTCGACGCTGTCGCACGAAGAGCACCGCCGCGTGGTCGAGCTGTGCGTGAAGACCGCCGCCGGGCGCGTGCCCGTGATCGCGGGCGCGGGCAGCAACTCCACGGATGAAGCCATCGAGCTGGCGCGCCACGCCAAGACCGTCGGCGCCGACGCGTGCCTGGTGGTGACGCCGTACTACAATCGCCCCAGCCAAGAGGGCATGTATCAGCACTACAAGGCGATCAACGACGCCGTGGAGCTGCCGATCTTTGTCTACAACGTGCCGGGCCGCACCGGCGTGGACATCAGCAACGAGACCCTGGCGCGCCTGGCCAAGCTGCCCAACATCGTCGGGATCAAGGACGCCACGGGCGACCTGACCCGCATCAGCTTCCAGCGCCTGATGTGCGGCCCCGAATGGGTGATGCTGTCGGGCGATGACCCGACGGCGCTCGGCTACATGGCCCATGGCGGCCATGGGGTGATCTCGGTGACGTCCAACGTCGCGCCGGACGCCTGCTCGGCCTTCATGAACGCCTGCATGCAGGGCGAATGGGAGAAGGGCCTTTACTGGCAGGACCGCCTGGTGCGCCTGCACAAGGCCCTGTTCCTCGACTCCTCGCCCGCGCCGACCAAGTTCGCTATGGCCCAACTGGGCCTGTGCACGGAAGATGTCCGTCTTCCGATCACGGCCTGCGCCGAGGCGGTGCGTCCCGCGATCCTGGAGGCCATGCGCGAGGCCGGTCTGCAAGAATGA
- a CDS encoding TetR/AcrR family transcriptional regulator, with product MTVVLKKPHKSARKPKGDGHLRRGEILAAAEKIFIAEGYSGATIRKIADAVGVSSTALYMHFRDKDQILLEISNDAIERLLDLNIQIASQPIDPVSRVRLMLEAYMRFALDNPNTYQLVFCSTGDHVTSDKIGETMALGDRCFEKFSEPVHDIAAQGRLRSGSAVQAAEVLWSGCHGLVSLLITKPSRGWSEPEQLMTVMLDGLLHGLVTD from the coding sequence GTGACCGTCGTTCTGAAAAAGCCGCACAAGTCCGCTCGAAAGCCGAAAGGCGACGGGCACTTGCGCCGGGGCGAGATCCTGGCGGCGGCCGAGAAGATCTTCATCGCCGAGGGCTATTCCGGCGCCACGATCCGCAAGATCGCCGACGCCGTGGGGGTGTCGTCGACCGCGCTCTACATGCACTTTCGCGACAAGGATCAGATCCTTCTGGAGATCAGCAACGACGCGATCGAGCGTCTGCTTGACCTCAACATCCAGATCGCCAGCCAGCCGATCGATCCGGTCTCGCGCGTGCGCCTGATGCTGGAAGCGTACATGCGCTTCGCGCTCGACAATCCCAACACCTACCAACTGGTGTTCTGCAGCACCGGCGATCACGTCACATCCGACAAGATCGGTGAGACCATGGCGCTGGGCGATCGCTGCTTCGAGAAGTTCAGCGAGCCGGTCCACGACATCGCGGCGCAGGGGCGCTTGCGGTCGGGATCGGCGGTCCAGGCGGCCGAGGTGCTGTGGAGCGGCTGCCACGGCTTGGTTTCGCTCCTGATCACCAAGCCTTCGCGCGGCTGGTCCGAACCGGAGCAACTGATGACGGTGATGCTCGACGGGCTGCTGCACGGTCTGGTCACGGACTAG